The following nucleotide sequence is from Drosophila takahashii strain IR98-3 E-12201 chromosome 3L, DtakHiC1v2, whole genome shotgun sequence.
CAGATGCTCAAGCTAAATGTTACCTCCACATTTATAGAACTTTTCAACATGGTTCTGAAGAACTGGACGAACGACTTCAATGACAATGTAGCCAAGAACTTTAGACAACGCTCCCCGTTTATTCCGTTCGCCCTGCAGAATCTCAGCGGAACACCTCTTCTCTTCAAGCCGATCTATGCTCCGCTTGGAGATCTAACGTGTTCCGACTTACAGCAGTTTGAGCTGATAAAGAATTGGTATTCTGTGCAGcccaacgaaacgaaaacctTTGATTTTAGCCAGAAGAGTAAACTGAGACACGTACACTCGCACCAATTGAATTTGCACCAGATCTTTGTACAAATCCATGGCTGGACATTGATTGGACCAATATCGGTGGACAAAGTTGGAATGTTTTTCCGAACCACTACGTTAGATTCGCAGTTCTCGACTAAAAGCCGAATAGTATTCGATATTTCCCTGATTGGATCGGCCCAGAAGCTGATCAAAGTAAAGTCCTCCTTGGGAGTGATAAACAAAATGGATCGGAACGTATTTCTGAAAATGTCCTTGAAAAGCACCCACAGTGATGGGCTTACCTCAATTAGTGTAATAAAACCCAACGAGGAATTATCTTTGCCGCTGAAGTTCATCGATGCATCGTTGCATGTAGCACACAATACAAGTGAAAGCGAGGCTTATGAGGATACGGGTTTTAGTAATGACGAGATTTTGTGGAAAGCCTGCGGCAAAGAGGACAATCGACAGCTCCTCGCTGGCTATGACAACACCAAGAGTATATTGTACACACTAGTAAACATAAGCAGGGAAATTTATCACTTTAAGGAGCAAAACTTACCGGGGCACAAGATCACTCTGTTGCCACCGTTAAAGATCAACAATATGCTCTGTTGCGATTTGATGTTCAAGATCCATGAGCATGCCACCGGAAGAATAAACTCGTCGGAGAGCACAAACATCTACAACGTTAACATTTGCCAGCCCCTCATCCTGAGCATCACGCTGGACAACTTCCAACTCTCTGGCCAACTTAAGATTCCCGTGAGCCATAAGGGTGTTATCGAGCCCAAACTGAAGTTGTTTGACAATAAAAAGCGGGAACTGCACCTGCGCGTATCCATACAATCGGTCCAAGGGAAGGGAATGGAACTATATATCAGTGCTCCCGTTTGGATAATCAACAAAACGGGTCTGCCGCTGATTTATAAACAAGAGGGAACCAATAACACAGCGGCAGGACAGTTTGAGGAGCATGAAACTGCGCGACAAGTGGCACCTCTGATGTTTTCGTTTTCCGATCAGGAAGGTTCACCAGCCCTGGAGTTGCGATTGGGCAATGCCTTTGGCTCTAACAATGCGGTATGTTTAACTGGAGCTatgaattatttatattatatcacTTACCTTTCAGTGGTGCAAAAGCTTTAGCACGCATAAGGACCTGGCTCACCGGGAATTAAGAGCGGAGAATACAAGGGGAAGCTATGCAATTGGTATTAGCGTTAGAAGGGGAAGGGGATTATATGCTTGCACGACCTTCGTAACTTTGTCACCCAGATTCCATTTGCACAATCGAAGTGGCTATAAGCTGGAGTTTATGCAACTCTGCGATATTGTCAACTATGTAAGTTCGAATACTAATATGTAAGTCAATATAAAGTTACCAGCAatctttaattattatttcaggACCGTCCCGATCCGCGTAAAATTATTTCAGCACCTATTGACTGCAACTTCGCTTTCCATTGGCCAAACTGGGATCAGGAGCAGATTATTTGCGTACGAATTCCGGAGATAGAGTGCTGCTGTTGGTCAAAGGGAATTCCCATCAATGATGTGCAAAGTTTGTATATCAATGTGCGAAATGAATGGGGCGAAATGTTTTTCCTTCGATTGGAAATCATCTCAAAAGATGCTACctttatacttttatttacGGACGCTCGAACTCTACCACCGCCGATTCGAATTGATAATTGCTCGGAAGTTGTGATCAATTTCTCACAGCTGCGATCCAAGCCCGTTTGGATTACGCCAGTTAGACCACAATCCTCCCTGTCCTATGTCTTGGATGATCCCCTGGGTGCGCAGACTCTGTTGATGGAGGCACCCGGAGGAAATATGATAGAGTTTCCGATCAACAACACTAAAGATATAAAGAAAACGTTAACGTACACCAACTTTATTTACATTGCATTTCATGGCACCTTTGAGCGATCGAATGAGGAGGAAAGCACGCACAGACATTTGGTTTTGGGCGTACGTGGTAAGAAAGTTGTGATAGTGGAGAAGAACTCGGGTGATCGCTCCCAGTTGTGGCTCATGAACTCGAATGGTCAGTTGGAGCACGAAGGATCTACTCCTCCCATACAAACAAACGATGCGAATGCAGTGCGACTTGTGCTGGACTTGGAAAAGGCTCCGAACCCCATGGAGTTTACCAACTTGGTGGTCCGAACGCCCAATAAGCAGAGGCTTACCACGCAGACCTGGAGATTCGAAAACGGCCGGTTAATGTGTCATGCCAATATGTGTGTTCAGGTGAGTAAGCTTGTTTCTTCTAAATATtcattctaaatattttttctaaatattcatTCTAAACATTCTTTCTTTATATTATTCATTCTAAATATTCTTTCTAagaattctttttaaatattcattctAAATATTCTTTCTAAATATTCATTCTAAATATTCATTCTAAATATTCTTTCTAAATATTCTTGCTAAATATTCTTtctaaatattcattttaaatattcataattttagTCGCGATTTGGGGAGAGTGGTCTAAAGCCCAACTATGAAGCAGTTGTCGGGCGAACTGAAAACAAGTCGCAGTCGAGTAAGAAATACATACCGATTGGCCAGCATATTGTGGCTCAGAAACTAAGGCCTGGATCGGGTCAATTGGAGCTTTCAACGAGAATGGATGGACCGATTTCCACGATCGAAATATgtgatattaaaattaaacaaaattcagTATTCCTAACGCCCGATTTAATGTGGATGCATGCTTCTCTGAATAATAGGCAAATTACGGATAAGGGAAAAATATCATTCGTTCATGAGTATCTGGTAAGTAAAACTATGCCAATATCTAACATATTAAACTAACAAACGATTTCTATTCAGATTAATATAGAGCTCATTAAAGGAATCGGTATTTCAATCATAGCTCGAAAGCCTTGCGAGGAAATTATGTTTATAAGCCTCGATCACATTCATTGTGATATAGCGCAAAGTGGGATGGAGAATTCGTTAGATTTGAATATCAAGTATATACAAATCGATAATCAGTTGTTGGATGCGGCGAGTCCAATAGCGTTGCATACGCAAACTTCGAATGAACAAGAGCTTAAGGAAGACGAAAAGCAAAAGGCAGTCGTGCTGAAACTGAAAATGTTACCTTGTCCCAacaaaaatgcgataatttttaaatacttaacgCTGGACTTGAAACCCTCAACTGCGAATCTGGAGGAGAAGCTGATACTAAAAGTGGCTTCATTTTTGGGATACGGCAAAATCAACCGGCAGAACCTAAGTGTCCAGTACCAATTTGAAAACTCGGAGGATAAGACATTTCTGCAGGATATGAAGAGGTTCTATTTTGAGGATTTAAGTATTGGCGCAACACaggtaaatttgtaaaaagtgTATCCAATAAatcttataataataatacttttCGATAAAGGTTCGACTCTCAGCTTTCACTTCTTCCAAGTTGCCAGTTGAATTGCACGAAACGAAGAAGGCACTTGGGCTCACTTTAATCAAATTCGAGGATGCCCAGATTGAGCTGGACAGGTATTCCGACAAATTGCACTTTGAGACGATGGACGTGTACCTAAAGGAAATGAAAAAGCACTACATAAACCAGGTCAAATGGCATGCGGGTGCTATTTTGGGCAGTGTCGACTTCCTAGGAAATCCCCTCGGATTCGCCAACGATCTTTCTGAAGGAGTATCTGGACTGATTTTCGAGGGCTCCGTCAAAAGTCTGGTTAAAAATGTCACGCATGGCATATCGAATTCGACGGCAAAGCTAACAGAAACGCTGTCCGATAGCCTGGGAAAGGTGGTGCTGGATGACCACGACAATGAGACGAGGCAACGAATCTTGGAGCTCCAGTCCAATACATCCGGCGGTCACCTTGCAGCGGGTCTGAAAGGTCTCGGCTTCGGATTGCTGGGCGGAGTAACGAGTATAGTGAGACATACCTACGATGGTGCCCAAGCGGATGGAGTACCGGGCTTCCTAAGTGGGCTGGGAAAGGGTTTGGTGGGCACAGTAACCAAACCAATCATTGGTGTACTGGACCTGGCTTCGGAAACTGCAAGTGCTGTCAGAGAAAAAAGCCGGGATACGCAGAGAAATAATATAGGCAGGAAAAGACTTCCTAGATGCGTGACAGGTGCTCCTGGCGGACTGTTGCCCTTGTATTCCACTCAACAAAGCAAAGGACAACAGTACCTTTACCTAATCAATCATAAAAACTTTTCGGAAAAGATAATTTCTTACGAAGCGGATCTATGGAAAGATAAGGAGGCTAGATTGCGCTTGCTAGTCTCCACCGAATATGTACGAGTATTTTCATTGAGCGACGGCAATCCAACTATTACGTTTGAGTGTCATGTTAGTGAGATACTATCGTGTCATCCTGTGGTAACGAATGTGGGCACGACACCATCTACCAGCAGTAGGGCCTCATCGACAAGTCATTACATTGAGATATCAACAAATCTTCCGAAAATTACGAGGCCCAGGATACGTTGTAAATCTGAGGAATGCGCTGAGAATGCGTCACGATGCGTAAGTTaaccttaaaaatgtatttatatccATGTGCCTGAGAACTCCGCACAAATTCAGCGTTAAGCGCATTTTGAAACTTTTGCTTTTTCTTTTccaatacaattttttctgcaaagccattataatttttcagttaATTCAGTTTAgcatataactttatttacttttacaaattttgaaatgattatcacatatatttcttatttgtttcttttagATAAACTACGCTAAAAGTGTCTTTGATGAACGTGAACATGCCGTTTTATAAAATGCAATAAGTCGGTTCGtgataataaacaaaaaccttTTGACA
It contains:
- the Vps13D gene encoding intermembrane lipid transfer protein Vps13D isoform X2, which translates into the protein MSGDRSTEFCEDEDSTALISVDIKIVQPNESNSMQHHTTNITFNNLDIIANQDTILEILNFAKRTLLAQNIFQNESQLPTKESTEVPIELDDQVDSKNHNEIFFDFFRLNILLLYTIKRDKFNVGRKVGTVTLTEAKINASFQSDLSIFGSLGGIQVIDITSEAFCHPRILSVGRDQILRASDTNKQTVLSQLSNEIYSNNYNEEKSDESDAISFQSHWSDKTTCTFQMRMASASYTHCPRFLRDVNACITYFKRSLREFATSIGNKATDMAKEFVQQVRAVEQIGPVYPQRNQQDNWLDIIISSPIIILPISNASTNVLIANLGKISCSNAVKCDSDEYNESYTIEIKNTYVYSLNIDERDYSFNVHPAKNKDAIPILHDTAITLQLYAGYGEDNGEEKKLNSLSVIGSMVEALKVSLNRKQYELLLECIRYATNFSNGLLSDSEDLDQNGVSEPTLSIDDEPIISTIIQFSVPVFQINLQNEYHNDLINLTFKDFNVKHIAKGFDKDVEVVLKSVLMEDLKSDLASPFRNMVTSIDLEKNIKKNEMTSSSCPDLPSFCNSLKSRSNSVPSCFYNYMQVKVFSGDKKFTSCKKSELGRKKESQTLVIYKSHTGRSAQKGKLEQSSSIQFNCLNLAICVERWYTIFDFFGLVSVDNFNEKYTEEKKLVEKHIDEFCSKLKVSIRSFNFTLIRNESLLSRVNVSNAVFMILQDPFSKIVEGCLGSVSVYDLTKYGNIYKQKFLTSGSEALNFVYKKKLVDLEALNTLDTDSTLRINMSAVHYIHTKRFSTELHVFVKDLLQLQTPVIRKLKKQSHGNEQNMRPSKMKLVIQADSPVIVLPSSYNRNEVIIAYLGQFTLRNSFHFASDENIISKMSATPSKSEILDVMRIDLVNINLFSGERSSMKAKVDQDKDRIVIADMNFLRLGQPFFNESCFLHLQLERNLSADIHRVCPDISVQGTFSKLNGMINIQQYKLIRSFLNNNIGEQTDDIYMNYHNNSCTSIERLSTINLLPKSEVSKTVSILISIRILLEDVSLLLALNTSQSAVIEPLACIHFLKSTLDIDLFSDGAQDIDLISSNILIVDERNEPDKSNENVFKNILEPSKKEVRVENSVQVEIHCRKKANFCKYTIMLNNMRVFALLSFLDQLKSYLQEDSPAPVVNNQIPQKPQMDNSVSTEYVVNITDSEIIFAEECSRLDSNAIILKSTTVVCYKPNSNIVPISLDINHLEIFSCTLDAEEESALSIIDPFTLNIELRSNCLNILIQKHLNIRLSYVDVKLFSRMARLLPTQTSRSKNVISKAYSDLEKVAPLVAMGFELSDCLYAMQVNNWRINDAALWLSQQKQNTYRNPALEMKTAVVDASLISVFIIDDCMDADVPLLEVSLSKFLLNFTFKTQDPEPKATNIRHYSSGSIETEASVNYYNRRLSGWEPVAETWESNLKWKYIKGHLDSKKRFETEISSKQMLKLNVTSTFIELFNMVLKNWTNDFNDNVAKNFRQRSPFIPFALQNLSGTPLLFKPIYAPLGDLTCSDLQQFELIKNWYSVQPNETKTFDFSQKSKLRHVHSHQLNLHQIFVQIHGWTLIGPISVDKVGMFFRTTTLDSQFSTKSRIVFDISLIGSAQKLIKVKSSLGVINKMDRNVFLKMSLKSTHSDGLTSISVIKPNEELSLPLKFIDASLHVAHNTSESEAYEDTGFSNDEILWKACGKEDNRQLLAGYDNTKSILYTLVNISREIYHFKEQNLPGHKITLLPPLKINNMLCCDLMFKIHEHATGRINSSESTNIYNVNICQPLILSITLDNFQLSGQLKIPVSHKGVIEPKLKLFDNKKRELHLRVSIQSVQGKGMELYISAPVWIINKTGLPLIYKQEGTNNTAAGQFEEHETARQVAPLMFSFSDQEGSPALELRLGNAFGSNNAWCKSFSTHKDLAHRELRAENTRGSYAIGISVRRGRGLYACTTFVTLSPRFHLHNRSGYKLEFMQLCDIVNYDRPDPRKIISAPIDCNFAFHWPNWDQEQIICVRIPEIECCCWSKGIPINDVQSLYINVRNEWGEMFFLRLEIISKDATFILLFTDARTLPPPIRIDNCSEVVINFSQLRSKPVWITPVRPQSSLSYVLDDPLGAQTLLMEAPGGNMIEFPINNTKDIKKTLTYTNFIYIAFHGTFERSNEEESTHRHLVLGVRGKKVVIVEKNSGDRSQLWLMNSNGQLEHEGSTPPIQTNDANAVRLVLDLEKAPNPMEFTNLVVRTPNKQRLTTQTWRFENGRLMCHANMCVQSRFGESGLKPNYEAVVGRTENKSQSSKKYIPIGQHIVAQKLRPGSGQLELSTRMDGPISTIEICDIKIKQNSVFLTPDLMWMHASLNNRQITDKGKISFVHEYLINIELIKGIGISIIARKPCEEIMFISLDHIHCDIAQSGMENSLDLNIKYIQIDNQLLDAASPIALHTQTSNEQELKEDEKQKAVVLKLKMLPCPNKNAIIFKYLTLDLKPSTANLEEKLILKVASFLGYGKINRQNLSVQYQFENSEDKTFLQDMKRFYFEDLSIGATQVRLSAFTSSKLPVELHETKKALGLTLIKFEDAQIELDRYSDKLHFETMDVYLKEMKKHYINQVKWHAGAILGSVDFLGNPLGFANDLSEGVSGLIFEGSVKSLVKNVTHGISNSTAKLTETLSDSLGKVVLDDHDNETRQRILELQSNTSGGHLAAGLKGLGFGLLGGVTSIVRHTYDGAQADGVPGFLSGLGKGLVGTVTKPIIGVLDLASETASAVREKSRDTQRNNIGRKRLPRCVTGAPGGLLPLYSTQQSKGQQYLYLINHKNFSEKIISYEADLWKDKEARLRLLVSTEYVRVFSLSDGNPTITFECHVSEILSCHPVVTNVGTTPSTSSRASSTSHYIEISTNLPKITRPRIRCKSEECAENASRCINYAKSVFDEREHAVL